One genomic segment of Gottschalkia acidurici 9a includes these proteins:
- a CDS encoding response regulator transcription factor: MEPYNILVVEDEPDIAIAIEAYLVNQGYKVLIGSNGLEGLDILEKETVHLAIVDVMMPKMDGITFTMKLREHYDFPVIILSAKSEEVDKIMGLNIGADDYITKPFKPLELLARVNSQLRRYAKFLNMINQNINKNKTLIVGGLELDIDAKEVTLDGNPVKMTPIEFKILTLLMKHPGRVFSADEIYERVWNEQAINTDTIMVHVRNIREKIEINPKNPKYLKVVWGVGYKIEKQ; encoded by the coding sequence GTGGAGCCATATAACATCTTAGTTGTAGAAGATGAGCCGGACATAGCCATTGCTATAGAAGCATACTTAGTAAACCAAGGATATAAAGTTCTTATAGGAAGTAATGGACTTGAGGGGCTAGATATACTTGAAAAGGAAACAGTACATCTAGCTATAGTGGATGTAATGATGCCAAAGATGGACGGAATAACTTTCACTATGAAATTAAGAGAACATTACGATTTTCCAGTTATAATATTATCAGCAAAATCAGAGGAAGTTGATAAAATAATGGGATTAAATATAGGAGCAGATGACTACATAACAAAACCGTTTAAACCTCTTGAACTTTTAGCAAGAGTAAATTCTCAACTAAGAAGATATGCAAAGTTTTTAAATATGATAAATCAAAATATTAATAAAAATAAAACTTTAATCGTGGGAGGGCTAGAGTTAGACATTGACGCAAAAGAAGTGACCTTAGACGGTAATCCAGTAAAGATGACACCTATTGAATTTAAGATACTTACATTACTTATGAAACATCCGGGAAGAGTTTTTTCTGCAGATGAAATATATGAAAGAGTATGGAATGAGCAAGCAATAAATACTGATACAATAATGGTTCATGTGAGAAATATAAGAGAAAAAATAGAGATAAATCCTAAAAATCCGAAATATTTAAAGGTGGTGTGGGGAGTTGGTTACAAAATTGAAAAGCAATAA